One region of Flavobacterium sp. KACC 22763 genomic DNA includes:
- a CDS encoding AraC family transcriptional regulator: MKTIAPALEVITNSYGSSFTYTKHAEKTNSKAHLWHYHPEIELVYINGGAGKRQIGSHVSYYTNGSLLLIGANLPHCGFTNEQTGNTNETVIHIKPEFLGSDFFVAPEMKKVQNILKQAKGGIAFGGETKKRIGKKIEMMENEPPFQRLMTLLSVLDELESAEEYTILNADGFSMELQTQDNDRMNVVFNFVKDHFQESISIDEVSSLVSMTTPSFCRYFKKISNKTFTEFVNEYRLVHASKLLAEQPISINEVCYESGFNNFSHFSKSFKQYTGKSASQYRHEHKIIIS; the protein is encoded by the coding sequence ATGAAGACTATTGCCCCAGCTCTAGAAGTGATAACTAACTCATACGGAAGTTCTTTTACCTACACTAAACACGCCGAAAAGACCAATAGCAAAGCTCATTTATGGCATTATCATCCAGAAATTGAGTTGGTTTATATAAATGGCGGGGCTGGAAAAAGACAAATAGGAAGCCATGTTTCTTATTATACCAATGGTAGTTTACTTTTAATAGGAGCTAATTTGCCGCATTGCGGTTTCACAAATGAACAAACAGGAAATACAAATGAAACTGTTATTCATATAAAACCTGAATTTTTAGGAAGCGATTTTTTTGTAGCTCCCGAAATGAAAAAGGTGCAAAATATTTTGAAACAAGCTAAAGGAGGAATTGCTTTTGGAGGTGAAACGAAAAAGCGTATCGGAAAGAAAATTGAAATGATGGAAAACGAACCGCCATTTCAGAGGCTAATGACGCTGCTGAGTGTTTTAGACGAACTGGAATCTGCTGAGGAATATACCATTTTAAATGCAGACGGATTTTCGATGGAATTGCAGACTCAAGACAATGATCGTATGAATGTGGTTTTCAATTTTGTGAAAGATCATTTTCAGGAATCTATTTCTATAGATGAGGTTTCTAGTTTGGTAAGCATGACTACGCCATCTTTTTGCCGTTATTTTAAGAAGATTTCAAACAAAACATTTACGGAGTTTGTAAATGAATATCGTTTAGTGCATGCTTCAAAACTTTTGGCAGAACAGCCAATCAGTATTAATGAGGTTTGCTACGAGAGCGGTTTTAATAACTTCAGCCACTTTAGTAAATCATTTAAGCAATATACGGGTAAAAGCGCTTCGCAATACCGTCACGAGCATAAGATTATAATTAGCTAG
- a CDS encoding alpha/beta hydrolase: MKKFKMLLSAFLLCLTTMTYAAKVDTLQVASTAMGKTYKAAVVLPNSYAKSKSTFPVMYLLHGAYGHFSDWLKNTPNKKLVHNLADQYNMIIVMPEGETFSFYIDSPVNKESQFETFITQEVIQKVDKTYRTIANKNGRVITGLSMGGHGALYLSARHPDLFCAAGSMSGAVDMSTMLNRDSSAQIVKLMQPVFGDKSGSTELYEQNSVLRMADKIKANKLPLIIDCGVDDFLIEPNRELHRRLVYNKVDHDYTERPGAHTWDYWENSLPYHALFFNKILLKTKTK; this comes from the coding sequence ATGAAGAAATTTAAAATGCTATTGTCTGCATTTTTGCTTTGTCTTACCACCATGACATACGCTGCAAAAGTAGACACACTTCAAGTTGCCAGTACCGCAATGGGAAAAACTTATAAAGCTGCGGTAGTTTTACCAAATTCTTATGCGAAAAGCAAATCAACTTTTCCTGTAATGTATCTGCTGCATGGTGCATACGGACATTTTAGCGATTGGCTTAAAAATACTCCAAACAAAAAACTGGTTCACAATCTAGCAGACCAATATAATATGATTATTGTAATGCCAGAAGGAGAGACGTTTAGTTTTTATATTGATAGCCCTGTAAATAAAGAAAGTCAGTTTGAGACTTTTATTACGCAGGAAGTAATTCAAAAAGTCGACAAGACATACCGAACAATTGCCAATAAAAATGGAAGAGTAATCACGGGACTTTCTATGGGTGGCCACGGCGCTTTGTATTTGTCGGCTAGACATCCCGATTTATTTTGTGCTGCCGGAAGTATGAGTGGTGCTGTAGATATGAGTACGATGCTCAATAGAGATTCTTCGGCTCAAATCGTAAAATTAATGCAACCTGTTTTTGGTGATAAAAGTGGTAGTACTGAATTGTATGAGCAAAATTCTGTTTTAAGAATGGCTGATAAAATAAAAGCGAACAAATTGCCACTAATAATAGATTGTGGTGTAGACGATTTTTTGATTGAACCAAATAGAGAATTGCACAGAAGATTGGTTTACAATAAAGTTGATCATGATTATACAGAACGTCCTGGAGCTCATACATGGGATTATTGGGAAAACTCACTTCCGTATCACGCATTATTTTTTAATAAAATATTGCTTAAAACCAAAACGAAGTAA